The genomic interval CAAGCTACTTTTATTACCGGGCAAGCCTTCGCTGTAGATGGAGGTATTACCGCCATGTAGTTTGTTTGCAATGATACGAATGCAGCAATAACTAAGTGATAGTTAATTATACGAAACCTTTATACAATGAATCAGCCTACATTTACTCTGACAGGGAAAGTTGCTTTAATAACTGGAGCAAGTAAAGGAATTGGCGAAAGTATGGCACGGCTTATGGCCGCAGCAGGCGCACAAGTGGTGGTAAGCAGCCGTAAACAGGAAGCTGTGGATGCGCTTGCAGGCAACATTCAGGCCGATGGGGGAAAAGCTACCGGAATAGCGGCTCATATGGGAAATATGGCACAAGTAAAAACTTTGCTGGATAGGACGGTGGAAATATATGGTGGGGTAGATATTATAGTAAACAATGCAGCAACCAATCCAGTATTCGGCCCGGTAGTAGATTGTGATACGGCAGCTTTTGATAAAATAATGGAAGTAAATGTAAAGGCCCCTTTGAATTGAGTAAACTGGCGTATCCCATTATGAAAAAACGGGGCGGAGGTTCCGTGATCAATATCAGCAGTATAGGTGGTATTTCGCCAGAACCTAATCTGGGCATATATAGTGTAAGCAAAGCCGCGCTCATTATGCTCACCAAAGTAATGGCCAAAGAATGGGGAAAAGACAATATCCGGGTGAATGCCATTTGCCCTGGCCTGATCCAGACAAAATTTAGTCAGGCTTTGTGGCAGAACGAACAGATCTTGCAACGGTTTCTAAAAGAAACGCCTTTGAACCGGGTAGGCCAGCCGGACGAAATAGCATCACTGGGTTTATTTTTAGCTTCTGATTTATCCGCATATTGCACCGGAGCAGTGTTCATGGCAGATGGGGGTCTTACTGCATAACTATTCTATATTTAGTTTTATATAATTAATAATCCATTTTCTATGTTTCATCGTATGCGATTACTTCTGTTTTTGATGCTATCCAGCCTGACGATTAGTTATGCTCAGGTCAAAAAAACAACTACTGGAACTAAGTCTGGTTATGAAAAATGGGTATTACAACCCTTTATTAAGCAGGATGCAGATAATCCTTGTTTAGAGCCACTGGCTACTACTACGTTTGATTGTCCGGTGCGGAAAGAAACCGTCACCTGGGAGGAAAAAGATGTATTTAACCCGGCCGCCATAGTACGGAATGGAAAAGTATACCTATTATACAGGGCTGAAGATAAAGTAGGGAAACATGCAGGTACTTCCCGCATAGGATTGGCCGTAAGCGAAGATGGTGTGCATTTTACCAGAGAACCTAAGCCTGTATTTTATCCGGATAATGATGCCATGAAAGTCTATGAATGGGAGGGAGGATGTGAAGATCCCCGGGTAATAGAAGATGAAAAGGGAACTTATTATATGACCTATACTGCCTATGATGGTACATTGGCCCGGCTTTGTGTGGCTTCTTCCCCAGATCTGGTTCGCTGGACAAAGCACGGACTTGCATTTGCCCAGGCAGGAGAATCTTATAAAGACTTATGGTCAAAATCAGGTTCTATTGTGTGCCGCAGGGTAGGCAACCGGATAATAGCTACCAAACTAAATGGCTTATATTATATGTATTGGGGAGATACTAAATTATTTGTAGCTACTTCCAAAGACCTCATCCACTGGACACCGCTTAAAAAATCAAATGGGGAACTGGCCTTTGCCCTAGAACCCAGACCTGGAAAATTTGATAGTGATCTGGTAGAGCCTGGTCCACCGGCTTTACTTACTGCTGATGGTATTCTTCTGTTGTATAACAGCCGGAATAAAGAAACTGGCGGCGATCCAGATTTGCCATCCTTCACATATGCGGCTGGCCAAGTGCTGTTTGATCCAAAAAATCCGGAGAAGGTGTTACAACGATCTGATAGGCATTTTATGCACCCGGATAAAGATTATGAAATTAATGGGCAGGTAGGAAACGTTTGCTTTGTGGAAGGAATGGTATATCATAAAAACAAGTGGTTTTTATATTATGGTACCGCTGATTCTAAGATTGCAGTAGCCGTTCATGAACCTTCCAAACTGAAATAAATCTTTTAATAACTTCTATCAATTATTGAATATACCTGGTAACTGATTTTATGAACTAAGAGCAATTTCATGCTTATCCCAAGAGAAATTTTTAGATTTTGTTGAATTACAGTTGCTTATCAATTTAGCCCTAATTTATATAAATATATTTATTGTAAAATAAACATATGGAATAGAATTTGCTATAATATAAAGTATTATGTAGGCGATTACATAATGCAAAAAGTGTATATCATAAAGGCCTCTGCTGGTAGTAGGGGCTTTTATTTTTTATATCCTTTAGATTTTTTGCAAAGAAAAAAGCCCCAATGAATAAAAGGGGCCTTAATGAAAGTGACATGTTATTAGCGAAGTCTGCAAATATAGAGAAGCTATGGGTGTCGCAGGTTAAGAAAGCATTATCAAAATGTGAATATTTACTTTTTTAGCAATTTATTCTCCATGTAGCCAGGCTTTCTTAGCTAGTAGTTCATCTTCAGATTCTCTTACATCTGGGTCATCTACACAGCAATCTACCGGACAAACCGCTGCGCACTGAGGTTCTTCATGAAAACCCATACACTCCGTACATTTGTCAGAGACAATATAATAAAATTCGTCAGACACAGGTGTCTGAGAAGCTTTGCCACTGATTACTGTTCCATCTTCCAGTTGTACTTCAGTAAGACTTGTGCCTCCTCCCCATGTCCATTCAATACCGCCTTCATATATGGCAGTATTAGGGCATTCGGGCTCGCAAGCGCCACAGTTGATGCACTCGTCGGTTATCATGATTGCCATTATGTATTCCTCCTTTTTTGTATATATTTAATATAATGCTACTATAACAAAAATGCCTGCCAGATGTTCTGCATTTCTTACTAGTTCAGGTTGCAAACAATAATTGATGAGCAGACAATTCTACAAACCCTACGAATGGTATGCCATCCGGGTTTTATAGCAGGTTTCATTTACAGCCTGCAAATATAGAGCATTATAAAAAACAATACAATAAATGACCGGAATCGTTTTGTTATCAAACTTAGCATAGGAGATTGCCAGGGAAGGATAAGTGCTCAATAAGTGGGTATATATGAAGATATCTACATCTAAAAAATACCTATTTTTAGGTATTTTTTTTTAAATATATGCTTCTCATCTTTGTGCAGTATAGCTATCAGATTTATTATGAAAATTAAATATATACAGCCTGTGAAAGATCATTTGGTGTATGCATTATTGTTGATCTTATCATTGATTATGTTAGGTATGGTTACTTCATAAATATGAGCTGTGCTATAATAGTATTTTATTTATTTTAATTTGTACTGATTCTAGTACTTTTTTAATTTATGTATTGCTTAGCATGGCAACATAGATTGATTGTCATCGTAACTCATTTCCTTCAATTCAGCTAAAAAAGAGGTATTAGGTTTAAAAATAGTTTAAAAGGTGTCATATAGGTGTTAGTTATTAAATAGGATTCTTTTACCAGTATTGGTAACTACAGTGCTGGTAAAAGGCTTATTTTCAGCAGGAAAGGTCTGGCTGTCATTAAAATTTTTTAATAGCGGGAGTTTACCAGAATGGTGTTCCTCCATTAAAGCCAAAGAGAATTTACACCACTATGAAACCTATAAAAATAATTGTCGCCCATTCTCATCCTGATTTTGTTAGAAAGTATCCTTTATGGATTCATTCACCAGACCAAGCCGAAATCTCAGCTGTTACTTTTTGTGTCACCGATTTACTTCAATACCTGGCCAAACAGGATTTTACTATTGTAGTCCTCGACGCCAATCTGTCTGGAACCGACTATGTGGAGCTTACAAAACAGATTAAACGTAAACATCCAAGGTTGCATATACTTTTACTGGCAGACACACTAAAAACCAGCTTGCTGATGGATGCATTTCAGGCAGGCATTTCGGGTTATTTGCAGCGGACTTGTACCTCACAGCAGATAGGAGAGGCGATTAGCGCACTCTCAAAAGGAGAAAATTATATTGACGATTATTTTGCCAGTGAACTTACCCGGCAATACCGCTCTTTTTTTAATAAGCTCTCTACTGCCCGTATGCATATGGAATCTGGCTTTCTGAGCGATCGGGAGAAAGAAGTACTCACCTTGATTGCCGAGGAATACTCTAACAGTGAAATTGCTGAAAAACTGTTTATAAGCACCAATACCGTAGAAACCCACCGGAAAAACCTGATCAGAAAGTTAGGCGTACGTAATTCTCTGGGATTGGTAAAACATGCTTTTCGCAATGGCCTGATTGACCTGAATTAAAGTTTTGAAAGATAGGTTAATTACCAGATCTTCCATTGGTAGGGTTCATGCCGGTCTAACCGTAATTCATGTGTAATGCCTATATCTTTCAGAAAATCCTGGTCATGCGAAACCACTATAATAGAGCCATGAAATTGCGTCAAAGCGCTCACAAGTTCATGAATACTGGATATATCGAGGTTATTGGTAGGTTCATCCAGAATCAGTAAGTCCGGGGAAGCACCAGTTACCAGCAGGCATGCCAGGGCAGCACGCATTTTTTCGCCCCCGCTCAATACATCTGCTTTTTTAAAAACGGTTTCATGATAGAATAAAAATCTGCCCAGGCGGATGCGGAGTTCATGTTCAGGCAAACCATCAGGCGCGAACCGGCGCACATTCTCCAGCAGCGTAAGTTCATTATCCAGCAAAGCTAGCTTCTGATCGAGAATGCCTATCCGTTGGGTTCCTACATATATATTTCCCTGCGTAGGCTGAAGCTGGCCTGTAATTAAATGAAGGAGAGTAGACTTACCAGAACCATTATTCCCACTCAGGCAAAGCCGTTGCCCACCTGATAATTCAAAATCTAAAGCTTCTGCCCATAAGGTTTGCTGTTGTTCAGGAAACTCATAGTTCAGCTGGCTTGCAATAATTAATTTTTTACCGGCAGGTATCTGATGTGTTTCCAGATCAATGGTAATGGTATGTGTTTGAGGTAAGCGTTCTTTGGCTGCTGTTACTTTTGTCTCCAGTTCTTTCATCCGGCTTGCCTGTACAGACTTTGTGAATGACATAGTTTTCTCAGAGGCATCTCTCATATAGTTCAATGCCATTTTGTCCATCCCTTTCTGAATATTCTGTTTTTCACCTCGCGCGCTCCTTTTTTCCTGCTTTTCAAGCATTTGACGTTGTTGGCATATGCTTTTCTTCAGGTCAGCCCGGGCATTGGCATATTGCTGTGCAGCAGCAGCCTGCTCTATTTCTTTTTGCGCCTGATAAAAATCATAATTACCGCCATAGAGCTTGAGCCCTTGTGTGGAAAGTTCCAGGGTTTTATCCATAATCCGGAGCAATTGCCGGTCGTGGCTTACCACCAGCATACCTCTTTTATAGGTACTGATCATCTGGTAGAATGCCTCTCGCGAAGGAGTGTCTAAATGATTAGTAGGCTCATCCAGCAGGATAAAATCGGGTTCTTTCCATAGCAGGCTGGCAAATAATAATCTTGACATTTCGCCACCACTCAGGCTGTAAAACGCTTTTTGCAGGCTAATGTGGGAAAGGTTTGCTTGTTGTAGCAGGTTTTCGATTCTTTCTTCCAGATCCCAGGCATCGTCCAATATGAAATAATCTTGTTCTGTACCCAAGCCAGAAAGAATATGATGCAGCGCTTCTAATTGTTTATCCACACCAAGTACCTGAGCAACAGAATGCGCACTAAAAAGGGAAAAATCCTGTGGAAGGGCAGCTATATTTCCTTCGATAGTAATGGTTCCAATAGTTGGTTGCAGATTTCTGGAAATCAGTTGCAGCAACGTAGATTTGCCGGTGCCATTATCACCAGTAAGACCGGTTTTTCCGGCAGCAATCGTAAAAGTTAAATTATGAAACAGCGTTTGTCCGCTGGGGAGCTGATAGGAGAGTTGTTGAACGGTAATACACATACAATCATCGAATTTAGAGTGGAGAATACTTTAGATGCAGATGATGTTGTGATTTTCATTGGAGTAAACTTAGGTTCAACAAGGACACAAAGTTAATATAGGAATAAGCATATAAAGAAGCATTGACCGGAAAATTTTACAAAAGGCGAATTATCCGGTTAATATACGGCTGTACTATATCACCGGTAGGACGAATGAGTTACGGGTATTTTTGTTGATAATTGATTAAAATATGTACTATCTCGCTTTATATCCAGTAGCAAAGTAAAAGGGTGCATGGTCATTAAATGAACAGATTACTGAATTACCTTAAAATCTTGCCAATAAACTTTAGAATAACTGAATGGAATTCTTTCTAAAATATTTCTACACCCATTCCTTCGGCACCTGTAGGGCAGTCATTATTAAAAGTCGGATTAAATTCCTGAAAGTATTTCTGGGCAGCTAAGGAGTCAGGAATATAGTGTATAGATTTCCGGCCGATATGGTAGATAAACATTTTATCATTGTATGGATGGTGTGTAAAATTAGCACCTGCATACAAATACGCATTCAAGCCATCTTTCCGCACTTTCAGGTTGGGCGTTACAATATTGGCGTTCAAATCGAATTTATTATAGAGAATCATTAGTGATCCACACAAATCCCAGCTGGATTCATATACCACTGCTGGTCCGGAATAAGGACAAATTCCGTCCAGGATTAGCGTACTTCCATCAGGCAAAGTAGGAAACTGTTTACTTATATCTGCTATGATTTGTTCTTGCTTCCTGGTAGAATCCACCCAGAAAGAGGCAATCGTGTTGGAGGCAATAAATGAGCCTGTACCTAGCAAGGCAATAAGCATACTGTATACAATTCTAAACAGCTTTGCAGAAGAAAGAAAGGTGCTCAACCATCCGATCATGCCCACAAAAGAGATGGCCACTCCCACCGATGCTGCCAGGACAATACGATTACCAATTCCGGTAGGCGTGATGGATGCATTCTGGTTAGAAAGGAAAATACCGTATCCGGCACCGAATACCAGGAAACCTGCACATAATACAATAAGAAATGGCAAAGTACTCTCCTTATACTTTTCAATCTTACGTATAGCCTGATATATATAGCCAAAAATCAATAAGCCCACCACCATACTCATGAGTAAGATGGGCGTACTTGGATATTTACTCACAGAAGTTGCGACTACCCTTGGTAAAGCTATGCCGTACTCTCCATAACTTACCATCACTGCTTTAGCTATCAGTTTAGCGAACCATTTTATATGTGCAAATAAACCACCGTGAATTCCCATTCTGGAAGCAGTAGTCACTTTATATACAACAACCATAAACATAGCCAGCAAATTGAGCAGAAACAGCAGCGACCATTTTTTGGTTGAGGCCACCTGGCCTTTTTCCGAATTTTTTAACTGATATGCACTTAACCATACTAGAAATGGATTGATAAAAAAGAGAGGCATAAATACTTCATAACTTAAAGAACTGCATACCAGGCCAAAAATGCTAAGTGCCTTCCAGAAGTAAATCCGTATACTTTTGCTTTGTAAGACCTGCAAATCTGCATATAGGCTTATAAAATACAGGGTCATGCTTAGGCTAACCATAAAGGCCGAAAACCAGAGGCGGTCTGTCGAATAATGAGGCAGCAAAATGAATATAGCTGCAATACTTAAAGCTACGGTTCGACCGATTTGAAGCTTCCGTAAAATAAAATAGAATATAAGTACACCTGTTAAAATGATACCTGAATTCATCAGGTGATGCCCTAGGGGTTCCATGCCAAAGAGCCAGTATGATAAGGCTTGCAGGAAGGCTTGTACCGGACGGGAGGTTATATTGGGAGATACGATGAGTACGTCATAAAATCCTTTTAGCGATTGTTTGGCCACTGTTTTATAATAGGCCAGATAAATCCAGTCATCACTGTAAAAGCCAATTTTATCAATATACAGGATGATGGAAAAAAGCATGATCAGGCTCAGAAATGCAACATCCATCCATACCGTTCTGGAACGAAAGGAAAAGAAATAATCTTCCATAAAGGATTTTTCTTTTATCCGTTGTAATGTGCTCAGATTCATTCGTGATGCGCTTAATTAATTCTAAATACAAGTAACAAATAATATTTGGTACAGAATGGCGAGATCCTCTATTGCTATGTATGATATGCAATTAAACTGGTGTGAATGAGCTTAGAATGTGAAATTTCTATCTTCTCTTCATTATAGGCCTTTCATTGGATGCAATATAATTTTACCTGGTTGCTAATGGATAGTTGATTTAATAAAAGATAACAGAAGCTATTTACCAATGAAGGCAATCGTCTCGAAATAACTGTGTACAGGTTTATTGTAGTACTTCCAGAATAGCCTTTGCTTTAAGCAGGCATTCATCATATTCCTGTTCAGCCACAGCATCGTAGGTAATAGCGCTACCTACCTGAAAAGACAAATATTTATTTTGAGCGTTATAGAGAATACTACGGATTACAACGTTAAAGTCGAAATCTCCTTCTGGCGTAATAAAACCGATAGCACCAGAATATAATCCCCGTCTGGCTTGCTCATACTGCTCAATTAATTCCATAGCTTTTATCTTAGGAGCGCCAGTCATACTGCCCATAGGAAAGGCATTCCGGATGGCTTTTGTAAAAGGGGTTTCTGGTTTAAGCGTAGCCGAAACAGTAG from Rhodocytophaga rosea carries:
- a CDS encoding 4Fe-4S dicluster domain-containing protein; the encoded protein is MAIMITDECINCGACEPECPNTAIYEGGIEWTWGGGTSLTEVQLEDGTVISGKASQTPVSDEFYYIVSDKCTECMGFHEEPQCAAVCPVDCCVDDPDVRESEDELLAKKAWLHGE
- a CDS encoding ABC-F family ATP-binding cassette domain-containing protein; the protein is MCITVQQLSYQLPSGQTLFHNLTFTIAAGKTGLTGDNGTGKSTLLQLISRNLQPTIGTITIEGNIAALPQDFSLFSAHSVAQVLGVDKQLEALHHILSGLGTEQDYFILDDAWDLEERIENLLQQANLSHISLQKAFYSLSGGEMSRLLFASLLWKEPDFILLDEPTNHLDTPSREAFYQMISTYKRGMLVVSHDRQLLRIMDKTLELSTQGLKLYGGNYDFYQAQKEIEQAAAAQQYANARADLKKSICQQRQMLEKQEKRSARGEKQNIQKGMDKMALNYMRDASEKTMSFTKSVQASRMKELETKVTAAKERLPQTHTITIDLETHQIPAGKKLIIASQLNYEFPEQQQTLWAEALDFELSGGQRLCLSGNNGSGKSTLLHLITGQLQPTQGNIYVGTQRIGILDQKLALLDNELTLLENVRRFAPDGLPEHELRIRLGRFLFYHETVFKKADVLSGGEKMRAALACLLVTGASPDLLILDEPTNNLDISSIHELVSALTQFHGSIIVVSHDQDFLKDIGITHELRLDRHEPYQWKIW
- a CDS encoding glycoside hydrolase family 130 protein → MRLLLFLMLSSLTISYAQVKKTTTGTKSGYEKWVLQPFIKQDADNPCLEPLATTTFDCPVRKETVTWEEKDVFNPAAIVRNGKVYLLYRAEDKVGKHAGTSRIGLAVSEDGVHFTREPKPVFYPDNDAMKVYEWEGGCEDPRVIEDEKGTYYMTYTAYDGTLARLCVASSPDLVRWTKHGLAFAQAGESYKDLWSKSGSIVCRRVGNRIIATKLNGLYYMYWGDTKLFVATSKDLIHWTPLKKSNGELAFALEPRPGKFDSDLVEPGPPALLTADGILLLYNSRNKETGGDPDLPSFTYAAGQVLFDPKNPEKVLQRSDRHFMHPDKDYEINGQVGNVCFVEGMVYHKNKWFLYYGTADSKIAVAVHEPSKLK
- a CDS encoding V-type ATP synthase subunit I; protein product: MNLSTLQRIKEKSFMEDYFFSFRSRTVWMDVAFLSLIMLFSIILYIDKIGFYSDDWIYLAYYKTVAKQSLKGFYDVLIVSPNITSRPVQAFLQALSYWLFGMEPLGHHLMNSGIILTGVLIFYFILRKLQIGRTVALSIAAIFILLPHYSTDRLWFSAFMVSLSMTLYFISLYADLQVLQSKSIRIYFWKALSIFGLVCSSLSYEVFMPLFFINPFLVWLSAYQLKNSEKGQVASTKKWSLLFLLNLLAMFMVVVYKVTTASRMGIHGGLFAHIKWFAKLIAKAVMVSYGEYGIALPRVVATSVSKYPSTPILLMSMVVGLLIFGYIYQAIRKIEKYKESTLPFLIVLCAGFLVFGAGYGIFLSNQNASITPTGIGNRIVLAASVGVAISFVGMIGWLSTFLSSAKLFRIVYSMLIALLGTGSFIASNTIASFWVDSTRKQEQIIADISKQFPTLPDGSTLILDGICPYSGPAVVYESSWDLCGSLMILYNKFDLNANIVTPNLKVRKDGLNAYLYAGANFTHHPYNDKMFIYHIGRKSIHYIPDSLAAQKYFQEFNPTFNNDCPTGAEGMGVEIF
- a CDS encoding LuxR C-terminal-related transcriptional regulator, translated to MKPIKIIVAHSHPDFVRKYPLWIHSPDQAEISAVTFCVTDLLQYLAKQDFTIVVLDANLSGTDYVELTKQIKRKHPRLHILLLADTLKTSLLMDAFQAGISGYLQRTCTSQQIGEAISALSKGENYIDDYFASELTRQYRSFFNKLSTARMHMESGFLSDREKEVLTLIAEEYSNSEIAEKLFISTNTVETHRKNLIRKLGVRNSLGLVKHAFRNGLIDLN